The Cannabis sativa cultivar Pink pepper isolate KNU-18-1 chromosome 8, ASM2916894v1, whole genome shotgun sequence genomic interval ATGGTTTCTCAACAAAAGATTCTTTGGTCTTATCATTGGCACCACATTGGTCATCAGCAGTGTCATAGTAGCTCTTCTTGTGCCATTTTTCGCATCCCTCATGTCATTAGTCGGAGCATTTTTCAGCGTGACAGCTTCGATCATCATTCCATGTATTTGCTACTTGAAGATTTCTGGTATTTACAGGACATTTAACTGTGAAATAGTGATTGTAGCTGTGACGATATTAATGGGGGTTGCTGTTACTATAATCGGTACTTACACGTCTGTTCTTGATATATTAGTCAACATGAAAATGTAAAAGGCTTGTCTTAGTACAAGGTATCTATCCATGTAGAGAAATTGAGACTTTTCCTCTGTCAATTTTCGGATGACAAAGCAAATAATGCTTACCAGTTTTGTAAGAGTTATCtttagtgattgtttatatGAGTTTATTCGAATTCTTCTTCtgtgatttttttcattttgacTTATTCATCGGACTAATCAGAATTGCTTTCCCAATGCTCTATTCCAAGCTTTCACATTTACAGTCagaataagagaaaaaaaaatggtgaaaaaagGTTATAAGTTGATCATCTTCATGTGCAAGTTAAGTACATCAAGTAGTTGGTAGACATTGACATAGTCAGCTTCTAAATCATAGCCAGAGATGAATCGACGAATCGATCCACCTAACTCGATACAACTCTCCCCAGCAGCTTTTTTCATCCTCCCAACTCTCATAACTCTTCTAACATCAGCTGCTTCATTCCACATCCCAACTTCAGCATATATATTTGCCACCATCACAAGGTTCCCACATCTTCTAGGCTCTAATTCAAGCAACCTCTTCCTCACTTTATCTCCCACACCTTCCTCGTCGTTGACACCATGCGTGGTGCACGAACTAAGCAGTGTCCTCCAAACAATGGGATCGGGCTCGACAGGCATGTTCTTTATGAAAGCATAAGCCTCACTCAAACGACCAGCGCGGCCTAAAACATCGACCATGGCACCATAATGTATTAGCAATGGCTTAATTCCATGAGTATGTTCCATTTCGCGAAAGTAACGATAGCCATCTTGGACGAGACCAGTGTGGCTACAAGCACAGAGGACACCAAGAAAAGTGACGTAGTTTGGCGATATGGAAGAGTTCATCATCTTTGCGAAAAGGGCAAGAGCTTCTTCGGCGAATCCATGTTGAGCTAGTCCTAAAATCATAGCACTCCAAGTCCAAACATTTCTCTCTTTCAACCTATCAAACAGTAACTTGGCATAATCCAAAGCCCCGGATTTGGCGTACATGTCAACAAGGGAAGTACCAAGTTTGCAATTTACAACCAACCCTCTTCCAATCACATGAGAATGAACACATTTTCCTAAACTCAAGTTCCCAATCTCAGCACAAGCAGAAAGCAAGACCACCATAGTAGTCTCATCAGGCTCAAACCCATTACCTCTCATTTTCACAAAATACTCAATTCCATCACTAAACCACGAATTCTCAACACAAGCAGTTATAACAGAATTCCAAGAAACAACACTTCGTTCAAGCATTTCATCGAACACGTACCGGGCATCCTCAATCTTCCTACAAGAGCCATAAAAGTGAATCAAAGTGTTGTTAACATACACATCCCCATCCAAACCAAACTTAAAGGTATCCACATGGGCCTGCTTCCCTTCTTTTAGCGCAGTAATGGAAGTGCAAGCTTTGAAAATGAAAGGAAAGGTATGATTGTTGGGTGTGATTCCCCTTACTCTCATTTCACGGAACACCCAGATGGCTTCTCTGGGTGAATGGCTGGAAGCGTAGGCTCTGATGAGGAAATTCCATGAAGAAGGGCGTGATATTTGGGTACGAAAGAGAAGGGTTCGAGCATAGGCGAAGTATTTGGAAGAAGAGATTGCGCAGAATCGGACAAGCTCTGAAAGGATGTATGAGTCGCGGTGAAGGCCGAAGAAATGGAGTCGAGCTTGAATCTGAGAGAGTTGTTTTAGGGAAGAACAACGGTTGAGTAGAGAAAGGCAATGTTGCTCCATAAACAGAAAACTTGAATCGCCATTTGAGATTTGGGTTGGAAGATGAACCATATGTAAGAATAATACTCTCAACTAACTGTGTTTCTGTTAATAGTAACAATAAAATTTAGTAGACACTAAAGTGGCTTTTGGTTTgaatgaataaaaatataagaatgaaaattgaaataggaataataataaaatagaataaaatttaaaatgtataaaataattgataaaaaaaaattattaaattttttcttatcttaTATTAGAATGGTCTTTTCttacattttaaaatggaatagtcattttataaaaattgtgaaagacCATTCTATTGAAATAACATTCCATGATTCCAATATGcaaccaaataaataaatagaataaaaattgtttcctttctatTTCTATTTCATTGCCTCTAATCAAAAACACAACCTAATATTCTTAGAATGGAATGGTGTAAAGATTACAAATCAATTCAAAACAAGTGTACTTATGAAGATACtcttattcatatatatatatatagttgggAAATTTGTTAAACTAACAACATCATGAAATTGTAAAATTTCTAAAAGAACCACATTAAATTTGTACTCTCTATTAATTTATGGCGcacaatataatttttgatTGCTGTGCTACAAAACGtgattatttttgttgttaGATGTGTATTCTGTTGTGATAGACAGGAACTCTATATGGAATATGAAGAACTGTAATTTTTGTGTCTTTGAGAGCaaatgtaatttttctttttaatttttatcaagAAATATATTTTCTGTAGTGTTGTAACTTGTTGAGTTTGTAATCCGCCGATTTGattaatgaaaatatatttcttgataaaaattacaaagaaaaattgaaGTTATTTTGctgataataattttaataaaacttatttttacAAGACACTCGGTTCCTAAATTTTACATGTTATAATATAGCCTAATTAACTGTACATAATAACTTAAGCCTCAATCATTTGACGAACAGGGATTTTGTTAACCTTGATGGGAGTTTGAGTAAATTCAGAGAGGATTGCTCTGAACTCATCTCCACTTAGAGTCTCCTTTTCTAGTAAAACCTCAACTACTTTGTCTATTGCATCTCTGTTATTCCTCACATGAGTTTTAGCAACCTCATAACCACTTTCGATTATACGTCGCACGGAGGAATCAATATCCTCCGCAAGCTTTTCAGACATGGAGTTTCTGGCCATCATTCTCAGCACCACGTCGCTGCTTTGCGCTGCTGGCTCTGTCAATGCCCACGGCCCAATCTCCGACATTCCAAACATTGTTACCATCTGTTTTTACACACAAAAAACAACACACTTTTATCATAATGATTATCCTAAATGGGTGTAATACACTCTCTACTCTCCAACCGAaacatacattatatgtatatatatacctgTCTAGCTATGTGGGTGATTTGTTGTAAATCACCAGCAGCACCAGTGGTTATCTCTGGTTCTCCAAAGATAATTTCCTCAGCAGCTCGACCTCCAAGACCACCAACTATTCTTGCGAACAGTTGTTGTTTAGAGACAAGAGTGGGATCTTCTCCTGGCATGAACCAAGTAAGGCCACGTGCTTGTCCTCTAGGAATAAGTGTCACTTTCTGAACTGGGTCATGACCAGGAGTCAATGTCCTGAAAATTACATTAACCATAGAGACCTTTTAGTGTTAAGAAGAAGAACAAgtttaaataattggtttttatgtatataaaaatgttcAACTTACGCGCACACTGCATGGCCAACTTCATGATAAGCCACAAGAGTTTTGTTCTTGCCATCAGTCATTTTTGTTCCTTCCATTCCGGCGACTATCCTATCAATTGAGTCGTCGATTTCTTTCATTGTAATCTTGGGTTTGCCTCTCCTACCAGCAAGAATGGCTGATTCGTTCATGAGGTTTGCCAAGTCAGCTCCACTGAAGCCTGGTGTTCTCATGGCTATTACACTAAGAGAAACATCTTTATCAAGCCTCTTGTTGTTGCTATGCACTTTCAAAATCTCTTCTCTTCCTTTTATATCAGGTAAACCCACACTTACCTACaatatgccatattttttttAGTCATAAGACATAAATGAACCAAAGTTTCCATCTTTGTTAGAATTTGAACGTTTTTAGGATGAAAGTAAGAGTCGGTGACTGTATGGTAACAGTACTCTCATCATGTCATCagtttttttactttatttttcgaaatacattattaaaattttacctCAAACTTTTACatcacattttttaaaatactgaCTTTGTTAGTGTCCAGCATTTTCTATAAGTGACACCTCACGATTGGttagcaatattttttaaaagttattttcttaagttatataaaacccgatacttaattacaccaatagcaGTATGTCACCGAACAAAATGTAATAGTACATTTTAGCAATTCTCTTAAAATACATCACAAAattctgttttttttctttttaattttaatatattttattcatttcaaacatataatattaatatttacaatTACACATATCcacatataaaattaaaactaaaatctCAAACaggtaataaaatatatttagagtaataaatttaaatataatatgcttTTAGTTtaattctttaaatattttaaaacattTGATGTGCCTACTCTAAAGTGCATGCGTTCCATCTCAAATCCAATAaagaaaataacatataaagcAATGCATgcagttagttagttagttagttaacTCACCTGTCTGTCGAACCTACCAGGCCTAAGCAAAGCAGAGTCGAGAATTTCAGGCCTATTAGTGGCAGCAATGACGATCACTCCACTATTTCCACTAAAGCCATCCATTTCAGTCAACAACTGATTCAAAGTCTGCTCTCTCTCATCATTTCCACCACCAATGCCGGTTCCTCTCTGTCTTCCAACAGCATCAATCTCATCAATGAACACCAAGCATGGCGAATTGGCTTTCGCCTTGTTGAACAAGTCTCTCACTCTCGAAGCCCCAACTCCTACAAACATCTCAATGAATTCTGATCCCGAAAGCGAGAAGAAAGGCACCCCGGCCTCCCCTGCAATGGCCTTGGCTAGCAGTGTCTTCCCTGTTCCTGGTGGCCCTACTAGCAGAACTCCTTTCGGAATCTTAGCCCCCACGGCAGCAAACTTTTCTGGGGTCTTTAAGAACTCTACAATCTCTTGAAAATCTTGCTTTGCTTCATCAACTCCAGCAACATCATCAAATGTCACCCCTGTATTTGGTTCCATCTGAAATTTGGCTTTGCTCCtggtataaataaatattggtTAAGTACTTATGAAAAAGTTTAAGGAATGTTTTGGTAGCCCTTCTTATGTTTCTGAAGAATTTTTTAGCTCAATTTTGTTTAATGATAATGTATGTTGTAATTATTTAGTaccaattataaatttttacaaaattctaaataatttacaagGTAAAAAATAAGATTTGAGTATTTTATTGCATGCATAACTATTTTTTCATATACGTGTTGTTTGAATCTTATTTTTACACTCTAgtctatcaaaaaaaaaatatcgaaCAAAAAAATCTattctaaatatcaaaacaGATAGAAAGGCTATCAAAACACTCTGAGTACAGTATGTGAAGGTGTACTACAAATTTTATATAAGTATTATTGTCACAAAGTAAATACATACCTTCCTAGACCAAATGGTAAGTTTGGGCCACCAGCAGGTGTGTTTGATCCTGAACTCCTTAAGAGTAATGCTCCAATTAATATCAATGGAAATGCCAAGTTTCCCAACAAATCAAGTACAGCAGGCCACATGCTGACCTCCAAAGGATGAGCAGCAAAGTCAACATTCTTCTC includes:
- the LOC115700669 gene encoding ATP-dependent zinc metalloprotease FTSH 6, chloroplastic, whose amino-acid sequence is MSTTATALSLSLSLPPLYKSQYTSSKDTHVPKFTNRQDSCPQTPSEFKLSRRNLIKFTTLGITGTGFSVFSSPAKAAEPESPVSSTSNRMSYSRFLEYLDEGAVKKVDLFENGTVAIAEIYTPALEKIQRVKVQLPGLPRELLTKLKEKNVDFAAHPLEVSMWPAVLDLLGNLAFPLILIGALLLRSSGSNTPAGGPNLPFGLGRSKAKFQMEPNTGVTFDDVAGVDEAKQDFQEIVEFLKTPEKFAAVGAKIPKGVLLVGPPGTGKTLLAKAIAGEAGVPFFSLSGSEFIEMFVGVGASRVRDLFNKAKANSPCLVFIDEIDAVGRQRGTGIGGGNDEREQTLNQLLTEMDGFSGNSGVIVIAATNRPEILDSALLRPGRFDRQVSVGLPDIKGREEILKVHSNNKRLDKDVSLSVIAMRTPGFSGADLANLMNESAILAGRRGKPKITMKEIDDSIDRIVAGMEGTKMTDGKNKTLVAYHEVGHAVCATLTPGHDPVQKVTLIPRGQARGLTWFMPGEDPTLVSKQQLFARIVGGLGGRAAEEIIFGEPEITTGAAGDLQQITHIARQMVTMFGMSEIGPWALTEPAAQSSDVVLRMMARNSMSEKLAEDIDSSVRRIIESGYEVAKTHVRNNRDAIDKVVEVLLEKETLSGDEFRAILSEFTQTPIKVNKIPQHCLSLLNRCSSLKQLSQIQARLHFFGLHRDSYILSELVRFCAISSSKYFAYARTLLFRTQISRPSSWNFLIRAYASSHSPREAIWVFREMRVRGITPNNHTFPFIFKACTSITALKEGKQAHVDTFKFGLDGDVYVNNTLIHFYGSCRKIEDARYVFDEMLERSVVSWNSVITACVENSWFSDGIEYFVKMRGNGFEPDETTMVVLLSACAEIGNLSLGKCVHSHVIGRGLVVNCKLGTSLVDMYAKSGALDYAKLLFDRLKERNVWTWSAMILGLAQHGFAEEALALFAKMMNSSISPNYVTFLGVLCACSHTGLVQDGYRYFREMEHTHGIKPLLIHYGAMVDVLGRAGRLSEAYAFIKNMPVEPDPIVWRTLLSSCTTHGVNDEEGVGDKVRKRLLELEPRRCGNLVMVANIYAEVGMWNEAADVRRVMRVGRMKKAAGESCIELGGSIRRFISGYDLEADYVNVYQLLDVLNLHMKMINL